One Nocardia sp. NBC_01327 genomic window carries:
- a CDS encoding Rv3235 family protein — protein MVYTRTESRCDRDALVTTPGPRLVPAPRLEPPTESRTSTVQPIPKAVPARPPIDHGPFPMWSENGDIREQTWHLLANILEVLDHRRTARQLRNHLSRPMIASLETRAKTTRGQRQLHTLHICRPRPDVIEACATVWVREPARPPRAVAIAARLEHRQRRWLCTAFRSM, from the coding sequence ATGGTCTACACCCGCACCGAATCCCGTTGCGACCGTGACGCACTCGTCACCACACCAGGCCCGAGGCTTGTGCCCGCCCCGCGTTTGGAGCCCCCCACCGAGAGTCGCACCAGCACGGTGCAGCCGATCCCCAAGGCTGTGCCCGCCCGCCCGCCGATCGATCACGGACCGTTCCCGATGTGGAGCGAGAACGGCGATATCCGCGAGCAGACATGGCACCTACTCGCCAACATCCTCGAGGTTCTCGACCACCGGCGCACCGCCCGCCAACTCCGTAACCACCTGTCCCGGCCGATGATCGCGTCCCTGGAAACCCGCGCCAAAACCACTCGCGGACAACGTCAGTTACACACCCTGCACATCTGCCGACCACGCCCCGACGTAATCGAAGCGTGCGCAACCGTATGGGTCCGCGAGCCCGCCCGCCCCCCGCGCGCGGTCGCTATCGCCGCCCGCCTCGAGCACCGCCAGCGCCGGTGGCTGTGCACCGCGTTCCGATCGATGTAG
- the mobF gene encoding MobF family relaxase, with product MTIHPIHAGDGYTYLTRQVATGDRTRAHGQGLTDYYTASGAPAGRWFGRGAQILEVTGEVTEAQMRALYGEGIHPRADDIMLEVLGEGGSVRDALAATKLGSGHHRRGQGTTDIAAAYAHGKAEFLLAHGRSPSKDEWALLRENAARDSLSHDLGHDPSDHEITGALADEKRHLGHAVAAYDCVFTPQKSVSILWGLGDDDTRQAIWECHEQAMKDTLDRMQDTYALARRGAGGVRQIDADGLTFALYQHFDNRTGDMNPHTHAVVSARVLGDDGKWSALDARALYSATVSLSCQYNATLTGMLQRRLGLRFEERYRGGISKAPVLEIADVPEEMITAFSRRPNILRATEELVRDYRTKHGHSPSKSTQIKLTQAATLATRDAKPLPKTLREMLAEWAQRAETLLDDGRTAEEFVRDVIYLSNHPDAVRGYDPQHAALAAGIALGGAKGIAEAPRSRIRAGIAQALRLYEFDTDLARETAATEVAALLDPANDSNLLDRLELAASSAERTVYDPERLVADVLDTVSRRRPTWTEVHIRAAAEDRVALCHFDSDHAQREAVEQLVATVRGQCLQLSIDPDPVPAALARRNGENVYSTRAATTIRYTSQAVLDAETALCDAARTPTTEFVTTAAVDAAIAATEATTGQKLNAGQREIVRHLCTSGTRLAVAIGPAGTGKTTAMRAVARTWIDDGRTVIALAPQKSAARILGEEIEVPARTIDALLTIIRNGGDAGLAAGTMLLVDEAGMANTHNLHALQTIADDAGAVVRWIGDPAQLSAVEAGGMLRLIARDTAAPHLQEVVRFTDPDEAQASLDVRDGDAEQAWEFYKHAGRVVSGMADELREQILTAHLDDLDAGVSSLMMAATLDDVHLLNGAAQTAYGLRGHLDTTTAGALLADEHSAHAGDLIVTRRNTNRLRITGGYRRGNPVDNGEQWRVRTVHEDGSLTVVGITHRGHVHLPARYVRDSVELGYASTVHRAQGMTVQRAYVLMGSALGRSLAYVGLTRGSEYNGIFLATDTLPEPDLDHAPGEELTDYQVWCRELARDDDNISATQRLREEIAAGADDPQRTREIYDYARTLLAHPRLEDLLERALPVDLAQQVQASPHYPTLLDTLDLADQAGVDTTTLVGLIATDRWRATDDTLDDTGDPAAVLRARADRHIARLLGLPARSSEGKFSAVRDLQVPELPALPPRHPGMDRELADYAAALFERLSLTDKVEELEANPDRVTAITNLADALALGTDNAAELPIRIDRMHADYEHCAKVLGRDWARYQLAEQLPAGLHRQVVDGRDYEHLLDVLADARAAGLDTTALITEITTATEPRLVRGRDTATVFAQRAATILTQHHLETGEPVTAPTPTPLPPEHPGRDRAVADHATDLLHQIGVLQQLHLHQQMQTQPFRMLTSSALDTTIRQLRNTATILDPAELSNTGRSSLEAQAHAQHQQLDVHCDSIRAAQQASATAQQAVHALAGAELAVQQAQHVLDELPTYRRTARRDAATELAAAHAIRTELQARARTTAASAARARTETGVPEAQWAAMLARDSDTVRAAELATARAADARTQAARERREVQRTTAAGRLEQAQTERARRRGLSPTERALEQRWRAAHPYPEQDIEPEHDATPPEQELGHGTDQGAHL from the coding sequence ATGACCATCCACCCGATCCACGCGGGCGATGGCTACACCTACCTCACACGACAGGTGGCCACCGGCGACCGAACACGCGCCCACGGCCAAGGGCTCACCGATTACTACACCGCTTCGGGTGCTCCGGCCGGCCGATGGTTCGGGCGCGGCGCGCAGATCCTCGAGGTGACCGGCGAGGTCACCGAAGCCCAGATGCGAGCCCTCTACGGCGAGGGAATCCACCCCCGCGCCGACGACATCATGCTCGAGGTCTTGGGCGAGGGCGGATCGGTCCGAGATGCACTTGCTGCCACGAAACTTGGTAGCGGGCACCACCGGCGCGGCCAAGGCACCACCGATATCGCCGCCGCCTACGCCCACGGCAAAGCCGAATTCCTTCTCGCCCACGGCCGCTCCCCCAGCAAGGACGAATGGGCCCTGCTGCGCGAGAACGCCGCCCGCGACAGCCTCAGCCACGACCTCGGGCACGACCCGTCCGACCACGAGATCACCGGCGCCCTCGCCGATGAGAAACGGCACCTCGGGCACGCGGTCGCCGCCTACGACTGCGTGTTCACCCCGCAAAAATCGGTGTCGATCCTGTGGGGATTGGGCGATGACGACACCCGCCAAGCGATCTGGGAATGCCACGAGCAAGCCATGAAAGACACCCTGGACCGGATGCAGGACACCTACGCCCTGGCCCGCCGCGGCGCGGGCGGAGTCCGCCAAATCGACGCCGACGGACTGACTTTCGCCCTGTACCAACACTTCGACAACCGCACCGGCGACATGAATCCACACACGCACGCTGTCGTATCCGCACGAGTGCTCGGCGACGACGGAAAATGGTCCGCCCTCGACGCGCGCGCCCTCTATTCGGCGACAGTGTCGCTGTCGTGCCAATACAACGCCACCCTCACCGGCATGCTGCAACGGCGCCTCGGCCTGCGGTTCGAAGAACGCTACCGAGGCGGTATCTCCAAGGCCCCGGTCCTGGAAATCGCGGACGTGCCAGAGGAAATGATCACCGCGTTCTCCCGGCGCCCCAACATCCTGCGCGCCACCGAGGAACTAGTCCGCGACTACCGGACCAAGCACGGCCACTCCCCCAGCAAATCGACCCAGATCAAACTCACCCAAGCCGCCACATTGGCGACCCGGGATGCCAAACCGCTCCCGAAAACGTTGCGGGAGATGCTCGCCGAATGGGCGCAGCGCGCCGAAACCCTGCTCGATGACGGACGCACCGCCGAAGAGTTCGTACGCGATGTCATCTACCTGAGCAACCACCCCGACGCCGTGCGCGGCTACGACCCCCAGCACGCCGCACTGGCCGCCGGCATCGCGCTCGGCGGCGCGAAAGGGATCGCCGAAGCACCACGCAGCCGCATCCGCGCTGGGATCGCCCAGGCCCTGCGACTATATGAATTCGACACCGACCTCGCACGGGAGACCGCCGCCACCGAGGTCGCCGCATTGCTGGATCCGGCCAACGACAGCAACCTCCTGGACCGCCTGGAACTGGCGGCTTCCTCCGCTGAGCGCACCGTGTACGACCCCGAACGCCTCGTCGCCGACGTGCTCGACACCGTGTCTCGCCGACGCCCGACCTGGACCGAAGTACACATCCGCGCCGCCGCCGAAGACCGAGTCGCCCTGTGCCACTTCGACTCCGACCACGCCCAACGCGAAGCCGTGGAACAACTCGTCGCGACAGTGCGCGGGCAGTGCCTGCAACTGAGCATCGACCCCGACCCGGTACCCGCCGCGCTCGCCCGACGCAACGGGGAAAACGTGTACAGCACCCGCGCCGCGACCACCATCCGCTACACCAGCCAAGCTGTTCTGGACGCGGAAACCGCGCTGTGCGACGCCGCCCGCACCCCGACCACCGAGTTCGTCACCACCGCCGCGGTCGATGCCGCTATCGCCGCTACCGAAGCGACCACCGGACAGAAGCTCAATGCTGGTCAGCGCGAGATCGTGCGGCACCTGTGCACCTCCGGCACCCGGTTGGCGGTCGCGATCGGGCCCGCCGGAACCGGGAAAACCACCGCCATGCGCGCGGTCGCCCGCACCTGGATCGATGACGGGCGCACCGTCATCGCCCTCGCCCCGCAGAAGAGCGCCGCCCGCATCCTCGGCGAGGAAATCGAGGTCCCCGCCCGCACCATCGACGCCCTGCTCACCATCATCCGCAACGGCGGCGACGCCGGACTGGCCGCCGGAACGATGCTTTTGGTCGATGAGGCAGGCATGGCCAACACCCACAACCTGCACGCACTACAGACCATCGCCGACGACGCCGGGGCGGTGGTGCGCTGGATCGGCGACCCCGCGCAACTGTCCGCTGTCGAGGCCGGTGGCATGCTGCGCCTGATCGCCCGCGACACCGCCGCACCCCACCTGCAAGAAGTCGTGCGGTTCACCGATCCGGACGAGGCACAAGCGTCCCTGGATGTGCGTGACGGCGACGCCGAGCAGGCCTGGGAGTTCTACAAACACGCGGGCCGCGTCGTGTCCGGGATGGCTGATGAGCTGCGCGAACAGATCCTTACCGCGCACCTGGACGACCTCGATGCCGGGGTCAGCAGTTTGATGATGGCCGCCACCCTCGACGATGTGCACCTGCTCAACGGGGCCGCCCAAACCGCCTACGGCTTGCGCGGTCACCTCGACACCACCACCGCCGGTGCACTGTTGGCAGACGAGCACTCCGCGCACGCGGGCGATCTGATCGTCACCCGCCGCAACACCAACCGGCTGCGTATCACTGGCGGCTACCGCCGCGGGAACCCGGTCGACAACGGCGAACAATGGCGGGTGCGGACCGTGCACGAAGACGGGTCCCTCACCGTCGTCGGCATCACTCACCGCGGGCACGTCCATCTGCCCGCCCGGTACGTGCGGGACTCGGTGGAACTCGGGTACGCCAGCACCGTGCACCGCGCCCAAGGAATGACCGTCCAACGCGCGTATGTGCTCATGGGCTCCGCACTCGGACGCAGCCTCGCCTACGTCGGACTCACCCGCGGCAGCGAATACAACGGCATCTTCCTGGCCACCGACACCCTGCCCGAACCCGACCTCGACCACGCCCCCGGCGAGGAACTCACCGACTACCAGGTGTGGTGCCGCGAACTCGCACGCGACGACGACAACATCAGCGCCACCCAACGACTACGCGAGGAAATCGCCGCCGGAGCCGACGACCCGCAACGCACCCGCGAGATCTACGACTACGCCCGCACCCTCCTCGCGCACCCCCGCCTGGAGGATCTGCTCGAGCGGGCCCTGCCGGTAGATCTGGCCCAGCAGGTGCAAGCCTCCCCGCACTATCCGACGCTGCTGGACACCCTCGACCTCGCCGACCAGGCAGGGGTGGACACCACCACGCTGGTCGGGCTCATCGCGACCGATCGCTGGCGGGCCACCGACGACACCCTCGACGACACAGGCGATCCCGCCGCAGTATTGCGGGCCCGCGCCGACCGCCACATCGCCCGCCTACTCGGGCTGCCCGCCCGTAGCAGCGAAGGCAAATTCAGTGCGGTCCGCGACCTGCAAGTACCCGAACTTCCCGCACTGCCACCCCGCCATCCCGGCATGGACCGCGAGCTCGCCGACTACGCCGCCGCACTGTTCGAGCGCCTCAGCCTCACCGACAAGGTCGAGGAACTCGAGGCCAATCCCGACCGGGTCACCGCCATCACGAACCTCGCCGACGCCCTGGCCCTGGGCACCGACAACGCCGCGGAGTTGCCTATCCGGATCGACCGGATGCACGCGGACTACGAACACTGCGCGAAAGTGTTGGGCCGGGACTGGGCGCGCTACCAGCTCGCCGAACAACTCCCTGCCGGGCTACACCGACAGGTGGTGGACGGACGCGATTACGAACACCTCCTCGACGTGCTCGCTGATGCCCGCGCCGCCGGCCTCGACACCACCGCGCTGATCACCGAGATCACCACCGCGACCGAACCACGCCTGGTCCGCGGCCGCGATACCGCCACCGTGTTCGCCCAACGCGCCGCGACGATCCTCACCCAGCACCACCTCGAGACCGGCGAACCGGTCACCGCACCGACCCCGACCCCGCTGCCTCCGGAGCATCCCGGACGAGATCGCGCGGTCGCCGATCACGCCACCGATCTGCTGCACCAAATCGGTGTGTTGCAGCAACTGCACCTGCACCAGCAGATGCAGACGCAGCCTTTCCGGATGCTCACCTCGAGCGCCCTCGATACCACGATCCGGCAGTTGCGCAACACCGCCACCATTCTCGATCCGGCAGAGCTATCGAACACCGGCCGCAGCTCCCTCGAGGCACAGGCGCATGCCCAACACCAGCAGTTGGACGTCCACTGCGACAGCATTCGCGCAGCGCAACAAGCCTCCGCCACAGCACAGCAGGCCGTACACGCGCTCGCCGGCGCCGAGCTCGCGGTACAGCAAGCCCAGCACGTTCTCGACGAGCTGCCCACCTACCGGCGCACCGCACGCCGGGACGCGGCCACCGAGCTCGCCGCTGCCCATGCGATCCGCACCGAGCTGCAAGCTCGCGCCCGCACCACCGCTGCATCGGCAGCCCGCGCCCGTACCGAAACCGGTGTACCCGAAGCGCAATGGGCGGCGATGCTCGCGCGCGACAGCGACACCGTGCGGGCCGCCGAACTCGCCACAGCGCGTGCTGCAGATGCGCGGACGCAGGCTGCCCGAGAACGGCGGGAAGTACAACGAACCACGGCCGCCGGACGACTCGAGCAGGCACAGACCGAACGCGCCCGCCGCCGCGGCCTCTCCCCCACCGAACGCGCCCTCGAACAGCGCTGGCGTGCAGCTCACCCGTACCCCGAACAGGACATCGAACCCGAACACGACGCCACCCCACCCGAACAGGAACTCGGTCACGGGACCGACCAAGGCGCACATCTGTAG
- a CDS encoding DUF6573 family protein, producing the protein MFENAEIIHTYSRAQAIADGVLHDYIELAHEAGFRKSFVIAHHSWVEAVHWPEDGGHGQSETGRAWDVIMQAHFAIASGRHRKALKTNRLEFTVYRLVHDSDDPTPRPITLVIHIGPGDAGEPVFTVMAPRDE; encoded by the coding sequence ATGTTCGAAAACGCCGAGATCATCCACACCTACAGCCGAGCCCAAGCCATCGCAGACGGAGTGCTCCACGACTACATCGAACTCGCTCACGAAGCCGGATTTCGGAAATCGTTCGTCATCGCACATCACTCCTGGGTCGAAGCGGTGCACTGGCCCGAAGACGGAGGCCACGGCCAGAGCGAGACCGGCCGAGCGTGGGACGTCATCATGCAAGCCCATTTCGCCATCGCATCAGGACGCCATCGCAAGGCCCTCAAGACCAATCGGCTCGAGTTCACCGTCTACCGCCTGGTGCACGACAGCGACGACCCGACCCCGCGCCCGATCACCTTGGTAATCCACATCGGCCCCGGCGACGCAGGCGAACCCGTGTTCACCGTCATGGCCCCGCGCGACGAGTAA
- a CDS encoding tyrosine-type recombinase/integrase: MSNIPGSAGLVLVPGVRHLDEPAAVYEAMLTGWENQQKSRILSLSTIGPRTALLRRFAAFTGSYPWSWTASDVEDFTVSLTSVSGGRLAPSTIRGYHLVLRMFCDYLIDPRYEWVRQCRDRFGQVPSQVCHEWNTVAHLSDYEGRPTRRPLSYDEVQQLFDYLDERVERIAVSGRKGALAALRDAQMIKTAYAYGLRRTELCRLELVDLRPNPHMPEWGTYGSLHVRYGKATRGSTPRRRTVLTVPEFDWIVAGMRQWVEQARTIFRPADHPALWITERLTRVDGAFLERRFSRARAGAGLAPELTLHCLRHSYVTHLIEFGYPERFVQDQVGHRYASTTAIYASVSNDFKNQTLRNALHRIYARAPKTTVPQENR; this comes from the coding sequence TTGTCCAATATTCCTGGTTCCGCGGGGCTGGTTCTCGTCCCCGGAGTGCGTCATCTCGACGAGCCGGCAGCGGTATACGAAGCCATGCTGACGGGCTGGGAGAACCAGCAGAAATCACGGATATTGTCGCTCTCGACGATCGGTCCACGAACCGCGTTGCTGCGCAGATTCGCCGCGTTCACCGGTTCCTATCCGTGGTCCTGGACGGCCTCGGACGTAGAGGATTTCACTGTTTCGCTGACCTCGGTCTCGGGTGGGAGGTTGGCTCCCTCGACGATCCGTGGCTATCACCTGGTGCTGCGAATGTTCTGCGACTACCTCATCGATCCTCGCTATGAATGGGTGCGCCAGTGCCGAGACAGGTTCGGGCAGGTCCCTTCTCAGGTCTGCCATGAGTGGAACACCGTCGCGCATCTGAGCGACTACGAAGGTCGCCCCACGCGGCGGCCGCTGTCCTATGACGAGGTGCAGCAGCTGTTCGATTACCTCGACGAACGGGTCGAGCGGATCGCCGTCTCGGGCCGCAAAGGTGCGCTCGCGGCACTGCGCGATGCACAAATGATCAAGACCGCCTACGCCTACGGATTGCGGCGAACCGAGCTCTGCCGACTCGAACTTGTCGACCTGCGCCCGAACCCACACATGCCCGAGTGGGGCACCTACGGATCGCTGCACGTGCGCTACGGCAAGGCCACCCGCGGCAGCACACCGCGGCGGCGCACGGTGCTGACCGTGCCGGAATTCGACTGGATCGTGGCGGGCATGCGGCAGTGGGTCGAGCAGGCGCGCACGATCTTTCGCCCCGCCGATCATCCCGCGTTATGGATCACCGAACGCCTCACCCGGGTCGACGGCGCTTTCCTCGAACGTCGGTTCTCCCGCGCCCGCGCCGGCGCCGGGCTGGCACCGGAACTGACGCTGCATTGCTTGCGCCATTCCTATGTCACGCATCTGATCGAGTTCGGTTACCCGGAGCGGTTCGTGCAGGATCAGGTCGGGCACCGCTACGCCTCGACGACCGCGATCTACGCCTCGGTGAGTAACGATTTCAAGAATCAGACCCTGCGAAACGCCCTGCACCGGATCTATGCTCGCGCGCCCAAAACCACCGTCCCTCAGGAGAACAGGTGA
- a CDS encoding tyrosine-type recombinase/integrase: MDSAEGTPADQAAATADADPADPYVVDPVFVLRLAARRDRPLVPRTRVEYARRVALFLSWLRDAGPDHRHALITPEGRDEAVRVYLQHLKSLGRTPSTWNVTLAAVNAYFQFLGLGGTAVAPAEIRRVLTSPLGITEQSQLIATAQERAAHTRLFRIRRARNLAVVMVLLYGGLRESEAEALDADHVVLDGPRSFVLAPGRRVYLPRRARTALAEWDAERRELLGDLRIKAFFLAGDNDGTDCDLRRLSQRQIEDVVRDLGREAGLRNGDGIGPGVLRATHAQHVVADESDPAQVARRLGQVKPDLPQIHALRAAPPIQHPGRARPADREDTQLALDF; encoded by the coding sequence ATGGACAGTGCCGAAGGCACTCCTGCGGACCAGGCCGCGGCGACGGCCGATGCCGACCCTGCCGATCCCTACGTCGTTGATCCGGTGTTCGTGCTGCGGCTCGCTGCCCGCCGCGACCGCCCGCTGGTGCCGCGGACCCGGGTGGAATACGCCCGGCGAGTGGCCCTGTTCCTGAGCTGGCTGCGCGATGCCGGCCCCGACCACCGGCATGCGCTCATCACCCCGGAAGGGCGCGATGAGGCAGTGCGGGTCTACCTGCAGCATCTGAAGAGTCTCGGGCGTACTCCGAGCACCTGGAATGTGACCCTGGCGGCGGTCAATGCCTATTTCCAGTTCCTCGGGCTCGGCGGCACCGCTGTTGCCCCTGCCGAGATCCGCCGAGTCCTCACCAGCCCTCTGGGAATCACCGAGCAGTCCCAGCTGATCGCGACCGCTCAAGAGCGCGCAGCCCACACCAGGCTGTTCCGCATTCGCCGGGCACGGAATCTGGCGGTCGTGATGGTGCTGCTCTACGGTGGGCTGCGCGAATCCGAGGCCGAGGCCCTCGACGCGGACCATGTCGTACTCGATGGCCCCCGCAGTTTCGTGCTTGCGCCTGGCCGCAGGGTCTACCTGCCGCGTCGTGCACGCACAGCGCTAGCCGAATGGGACGCCGAGCGCAGGGAACTGCTGGGGGACCTGCGGATCAAAGCATTCTTCCTCGCGGGGGACAACGACGGCACCGACTGTGATCTCCGGCGGCTCTCGCAGCGGCAGATCGAGGACGTCGTGCGCGACCTCGGCCGTGAGGCAGGGCTGCGTAATGGGGACGGCATCGGCCCCGGGGTGCTGCGCGCCACTCACGCCCAGCACGTAGTTGCCGATGAATCCGACCCGGCGCAAGTCGCGCGCCGGTTGGGTCAGGTCAAACCTGATCTGCCGCAGATCCATGCATTGCGGGCCGCACCGCCGATCCAGCATCCGGGGCGGGCGCGACCTGCCGATCGTGAGGACACTCAGCTCGCCTTGGATTTCTGA
- a CDS encoding DUF4913 domain-containing protein, translating to MTLDLGMDDAFTGGDGPPPPQEESEDYKYPDVGVWVTEWLAPATALKLSDGGRGRTWCAKWFEHPPIVVRLNELWHAWEKAVRSGDDHALHGWYVYDYDATMRALTDGEYGPMHACSPTKHRDIPCLPVEPVPPGFFTTNTTTLITVISAPPRSAPTTEE from the coding sequence ATGACCCTCGACCTCGGCATGGACGACGCATTCACCGGCGGCGACGGCCCACCCCCGCCCCAGGAGGAAAGCGAGGACTACAAGTATCCGGACGTCGGGGTCTGGGTCACCGAATGGCTCGCTCCGGCAACAGCATTGAAACTCTCCGACGGCGGCCGCGGCCGCACCTGGTGCGCGAAATGGTTCGAACACCCACCGATCGTGGTCCGGCTCAACGAGCTGTGGCACGCCTGGGAGAAAGCCGTGCGCTCCGGCGACGATCACGCCCTGCACGGCTGGTACGTCTACGACTACGACGCCACCATGCGCGCACTCACCGACGGCGAATACGGGCCCATGCACGCCTGCAGCCCGACAAAACATCGCGACATACCGTGCCTGCCGGTCGAACCGGTCCCGCCCGGGTTCTTCACAACCAATACAACGACGCTGATCACGGTCATTTCCGCACCCCCTAGATCCGCCCCGACGACGGAGGAATAG
- a CDS encoding helix-turn-helix domain-containing protein, whose translation MRWHLRQVMATRGIFHTSDMVPLLADRGIHMTRQYVHKLVTNAPSRINTDLLAALCDILDCQPNDLLEPVATQVEQARTGTDANTEEGLGIGDLRPIRATVRRPYEHNE comes from the coding sequence ATGCGCTGGCATCTGCGTCAGGTGATGGCTACTCGCGGCATCTTTCACACCAGTGACATGGTGCCGTTGTTGGCCGATCGCGGCATCCATATGACTCGCCAATACGTCCACAAGTTGGTGACCAACGCACCGTCGCGCATCAACACCGACCTGCTCGCCGCGCTCTGCGACATCCTCGATTGCCAGCCCAACGACCTGCTCGAACCTGTTGCCACGCAGGTCGAGCAGGCCCGCACCGGCACCGACGCGAACACCGAGGAAGGGCTCGGCATCGGCGATCTGCGTCCGATCCGCGCCACCGTTCGCCGCCCCTACGAGCACAACGAGTGA
- a CDS encoding DUF1173 family protein — translation MGRGDVVELAGQRVRLEELRAHPHRYTRLFTEAKAVDGHGRCLCRTDEPRRLVIRCLNTRHFLARWPGDGAEHQDACPFHQPDPTLSGRSAYADNAIVEGVEGTTIRFCTPLLSTTATAAAEGAAEDLRAAAAGSGRRTVGLLGVLHFLWENAQLNTWRPGIHRNWASVVHDISHCAQDCTLSRRALTEVLYPVPPYRPDIGPANIAAFEAWLDRLRSPRDQIRRGLLLGELVEAHPTKYGMSYKIRHLAKKLFLSEQLHQRILRSYPAAFARAATEHSGRRIGLFLLERTPKGHAVVADAAIMLTTGSTYIPADSSHELVMAAALQQAGRTFLKPVRYDHTALTLPDFVLTDTTEPTVVEVWGLDSEEYLRRKEIKIGEYQRCGTHLIGWRPPEPLPDLALPR, via the coding sequence ATGGGGCGCGGGGATGTCGTGGAGCTGGCCGGACAGCGGGTGCGGCTCGAGGAACTGCGGGCGCACCCGCACCGGTACACGCGCCTGTTCACCGAAGCCAAAGCCGTTGACGGACACGGTCGTTGCCTGTGCCGCACGGACGAGCCCCGCCGCCTGGTGATCCGGTGTCTCAATACCCGCCACTTCCTGGCCCGCTGGCCCGGCGACGGCGCCGAACACCAGGACGCGTGCCCGTTCCACCAACCCGACCCCACCCTCAGCGGCCGCTCCGCGTACGCCGACAATGCCATCGTCGAAGGTGTCGAGGGCACCACCATCCGCTTCTGCACCCCGCTACTGAGTACCACCGCCACCGCGGCCGCCGAGGGCGCAGCCGAGGATCTGCGCGCGGCCGCCGCCGGCAGCGGCCGCCGCACCGTCGGGCTGCTCGGCGTCCTGCATTTCCTGTGGGAGAACGCCCAACTCAACACCTGGCGCCCCGGAATCCACCGGAACTGGGCCAGCGTGGTCCACGACATCTCCCACTGCGCCCAGGACTGCACCCTCAGCCGCCGCGCCCTGACCGAGGTGCTCTACCCAGTCCCGCCCTACCGCCCCGATATCGGTCCCGCCAACATCGCCGCGTTCGAGGCGTGGCTCGACCGGCTACGCAGCCCCCGGGACCAGATCCGGCGCGGACTGCTACTCGGGGAACTGGTCGAAGCCCACCCGACGAAGTACGGAATGTCCTACAAGATCAGGCATCTGGCCAAGAAACTGTTCCTCTCCGAGCAATTACATCAGCGCATCCTGCGCTCCTACCCTGCCGCGTTCGCCCGCGCCGCGACCGAACACAGTGGCCGCCGTATCGGCTTGTTCCTGCTCGAGCGCACCCCGAAAGGGCATGCGGTCGTAGCGGATGCCGCGATCATGCTCACCACCGGCAGCACCTATATCCCCGCCGATTCCAGCCACGAACTCGTCATGGCGGCCGCGCTGCAGCAGGCCGGACGCACGTTCCTCAAACCGGTCCGCTACGACCACACCGCGCTGACGCTGCCGGACTTCGTCCTCACCGACACCACCGAGCCCACGGTGGTCGAAGTCTGGGGCCTGGACAGCGAAGAGTACTTGCGGCGCAAGGAAATCAAGATCGGCGAATATCAGCGCTGCGGTACCCACCTCATCGGATGGCGGCCACCGGAGCCGTTGCCGGACCTGGCCTTACCGAGGTGA